In a genomic window of Cyanobacteria bacterium FACHB-DQ100:
- a CDS encoding carbonic anhydrase, with translation MKKLIQGHRQFRESYVPRHLDQLEELSHGQKPRVLFITCSDSRIDPNLITQADIGDLFIIRNAGNIIPPYGAANGGEGAAVEYAINALDIQQIIVCGHSHCGAMKGLLQLGKLEEEMPLVYDWLKHSEATRRLVRENYSQYSGEQLLEITIAENVLTQIENLKTYPVVHSRLYQRKLEIFAWVYHIETGEVLAFDPETHAYVPPQSQLSLRERGEVAPKQYAKTSAPPVACELVPDVPAVSNGNGRLPEPVRAEVPIESMPWLSPEQADRIYRGSAARRQ, from the coding sequence CTGTCGCACGGTCAAAAACCGCGTGTTCTATTTATTACCTGCTCTGACTCCCGCATTGATCCAAATTTGATTACTCAAGCGGATATCGGTGATCTGTTTATCATTCGCAATGCTGGAAATATTATTCCACCGTATGGCGCGGCGAACGGTGGAGAAGGGGCGGCGGTTGAATATGCGATTAATGCCCTGGATATTCAGCAAATTATTGTCTGTGGTCACTCTCACTGCGGCGCGATGAAGGGCTTGTTACAGCTTGGCAAGCTTGAAGAAGAAATGCCGCTGGTGTATGACTGGCTGAAGCATTCGGAAGCGACGCGGCGATTGGTGAGAGAAAATTACAGCCAGTACAGCGGCGAACAACTGTTAGAGATTACGATCGCCGAAAACGTTCTCACCCAAATCGAGAATCTCAAAACCTATCCAGTTGTGCATTCGCGCTTGTACCAGCGCAAACTCGAAATCTTTGCCTGGGTTTATCACATTGAAACTGGGGAAGTTCTCGCGTTTGATCCGGAGACTCATGCGTATGTTCCGCCGCAAAGTCAGCTATCGCTCCGAGAGCGCGGTGAAGTGGCTCCCAAACAGTACGCAAAAACGAGCGCTCCGCCTGTTGCGTGTGAGTTAGTCCCGGATGTGCCTGCGGTTTCCAATGGAAACGGACGTTTGCCAGAGCCCGTCCGTGCTGAAGTGCCCATTGAGTCGATGCCTTGGCTGTCGCCGGAACAAGCCGATCGCATTTATCGCGGCTCAGCCGCTCGACGGCAGTAG
- a CDS encoding agmatinase family protein produces MTDLQNYDPSGIGVMGRLFGLPFDYDSAKLIVLGVPWEVTVSYNAGTARGVAAMLNASSQLDLYDFDNPDGWKQGIFMPEIPQTILDRSDRLRADAAKIIDRLSIGEQLDSELSQLLETINQAGETLNQWLFEQSDRALQQGKRVAVVGGDHSVPLGYLRAIAQHHENFGILHIDAHADLRQAYEGFEYSHASIMYNVLTLPQMTKLVQVGIRDVCLDEVNLIRDSNGRISTYYDSMLKQKQYAGVPWLQICQQIVAELPQEVYISVDVDGFDPKLCSMTGTPVPGGLELEQAFCLFREVVNSGRKVIGFDVVEIGNAEWDGNVAARTLYKLCNLMDSSLQ; encoded by the coding sequence ATGACAGATTTACAGAACTATGATCCTAGTGGCATAGGTGTCATGGGTCGATTGTTTGGCTTGCCGTTTGACTATGACTCGGCAAAATTAATTGTGTTGGGTGTGCCCTGGGAAGTGACGGTTTCTTACAATGCCGGAACTGCGCGAGGTGTAGCAGCAATGCTGAACGCTTCGTCGCAGCTTGATTTGTATGACTTTGACAATCCAGACGGGTGGAAACAAGGAATCTTTATGCCTGAGATTCCACAAACCATTCTCGATCGCTCCGATCGACTCCGAGCGGATGCCGCGAAGATTATCGATCGCTTATCTATTGGAGAACAGCTAGATTCAGAACTATCTCAGTTACTCGAAACAATCAATCAAGCGGGTGAAACACTGAACCAATGGTTATTTGAACAGAGCGATCGCGCCCTTCAGCAAGGAAAACGAGTCGCAGTCGTGGGTGGGGATCATAGTGTGCCGCTGGGGTACTTGAGAGCGATCGCCCAACATCACGAGAATTTTGGCATTCTGCACATTGATGCTCATGCAGATTTGCGCCAGGCTTACGAAGGCTTCGAGTATTCGCACGCCTCGATCATGTACAACGTGCTGACACTGCCACAGATGACTAAGCTTGTTCAAGTTGGAATTCGCGATGTTTGTTTAGACGAAGTAAACCTAATTCGCGACTCTAACGGTCGAATCTCAACCTACTATGATTCGATGCTGAAACAGAAACAGTATGCGGGTGTGCCTTGGCTTCAAATTTGCCAGCAAATCGTGGCAGAACTGCCGCAAGAAGTTTATATCAGCGTCGATGTCGATGGCTTTGATCCGAAGCTTTGCTCGATGACTGGAACACCTGTGCCCGGTGGATTAGAGCTAGAGCAAGCTTTCTGTTTGTTCCGCGAAGTCGTTAACAGTGGACGTAAGGTGATTGGCTTTGATGTCGTTGAAATTGGGAATGCTGAATGGGATGGAAATGTTGCTGCCAGAACTCTCTACAAACTGTGCAATCTAATGGATTCATCCTTGCAATAG